The proteins below are encoded in one region of Anoplopoma fimbria isolate UVic2021 breed Golden Eagle Sablefish chromosome 19, Afim_UVic_2022, whole genome shotgun sequence:
- the irx5b gene encoding LOW QUALITY PROTEIN: iroquois-class homeodomain protein IRX-5b (The sequence of the model RefSeq protein was modified relative to this genomic sequence to represent the inferred CDS: deleted 2 bases in 1 codon), with protein sequence MSFPPGFLFQPSVSFGPGLLSVGRSSSSLGRCSSLGRCSSSLGRSSSGSAFAPYCGSGSSSGFSSHLPFGGEPYAVSESFNFNIINSPGFDPSSGLSGSGSVDFLPFGPLGPYAYGDPSYRKNATRDATATLKAWLNEHRKNPYPTKGEKIMLAIITKMTLTQVSTWFANARRRLKKENKMTWTPRNRSEDEEDEDNVDLERNDEDDENLKAEEEPETRRPTCARLPATVGTSCVLVYREDSGSSSDTDRSFTNPDFKDSVDRRLALVPGPATTIPPLNAPPLTVRPSSPPSKELVDSCGAIQRNPAPKPKLWSLAEIATSSDKSKGSCDPSRTPFPHSPSPSLPQHLYYPSPFLHGYSGFGPLRPLTAGSQLNGLNQTMLQRDGKPHSQNQTNQ encoded by the exons ATGTCGTTTCCTCCGGGCTTCCTCTTCCAGCCGTCGGTGTCGTTCGGTCCCGGGCTGCTGTCTGTGGGtcggtcctcctcctctctgggtCGGTGCTCCTCTCTGGGTCggtgctcctcctctctgggtCGGTCCTCCTCTGGGTCCGCCTTCGCTCCGTACTGTGGGTCAGGTTCCTCCAGCGGGTTCTCCTCCCACCTCCCGTTCGGAGGAGAACCCTACGCGGTGAGTGAATCATTTAACTTTaacatcataaat aGTCCGGGCTTCGATCCGTCCTCTGGtctctctggttctggttccgTGGACTTCCTCCCGTTCGGGCCCCTGGGTCCGTACGCCTACGGGGACCCGTCCTACAGGAAGAACGCCACGCGGGACGCCACGGCAACGCTGAAGGCCTGGCTCAACGAGCACCGGAAGAACCCGTACCCCACCAAGGGGGAGAAGATCATGCTGGCCATCATCACCAAGATGACGCTCACGCAGGTCTCCACCTGGTTCGCCAACGCACGCCGGAGGCTGAAGAAGGAGAACAAGATGACCTGGACCCCACGGAACCGGAgcgaggacgaggaggacgaggacaaCGT GGACCTGGAGAGGAACGACGAGGACGACGAGAACCTGAAGGCTGAAGAGGAGCCCGAGACCAGGAGACCAAC gtgtgcccgtcTACCAGCCACTGTGGGGACCTCCTGTGTGTTGGTGTATCGTGAGgacagcggcagcagcagcgacaCGGACCGGAGCTTCACCAATCCGGACTTTAAGGACTCTGTGGACCGGAGGCTGGCCCTCGTCCCCGGCCCC GCCACAACAATCCCTCCCCTAAACGCCCCCCCGCTGACGGTCAGACCGTCGAGCCCGCCGTCTAAAGAACTCGTTGACTCCTGCGGCGCCATCCAGAGGAACCCGGCCCCTAAACCCAAACTGTGGTCTCTGGCTGAGATCGCCACCTCTTCAGATAAGAGTAAAGGGTCATGTGACCCATCCCGGACGCCGTTCCCCCacagcccctccccctccctcccccaacACCTCTACTacccctcccccttcctccacGGTTACTCCGGCTTCGGCCCTCTGAGGCCTCTAACCGCCGGCTCACAGCTGAACGGGTTAAACCAGACGATGCTGCAGAGAGACGGAAAACCACACAGCCAGAACCAGACCAACCAGTAG